The proteins below come from a single Polynucleobacter sp. MWH-UH23A genomic window:
- a CDS encoding DegQ family serine endoprotease, translating to MKKHFIALLAILSLGQMSFVPSAIAQNPRVTIPDFADLVERASPAVVNIRTTEKVMVQQQGGIPGMPEDQAEFFRRFFGVPIPGIPNGPKQSQPNPGKPQEADRGVGSGFIIESNGLILTNAHVVEGATTIYVTLTDKREFKAKLLGMDKRTDVAVVKIEARDLPKLPLGDSSRVRVGEWVLAIGSPFGLENTVTAGIVSAKSRDTGDYLPFIQTDVAVNPGNSGGPLLNTAGQVIGINSQIFSRSGGYMGISFAIPIDEAMRVADQLRTNGKMTRGRIGVALGEMTKEVAESLGLGKPRGAYVRNVEPNGPAANGGIESGDVILSFNGREIAKSTDLPRIVGDTKPGTAVAVQVWRKGATRDLTVTVSDGEASQVASKKSEAPSGSGSATTLGVAVSDVSDAKKKDLNIKGGVEVTGLGDGPLARAGVRPGDVIIRIADTDISGAKQFEALVKGLDANKAVPVFIRRADSTLVIPVRPK from the coding sequence ATGAAAAAGCACTTTATTGCGCTCTTGGCTATTTTGAGTCTGGGGCAAATGTCGTTTGTTCCTTCCGCTATCGCGCAAAATCCTCGTGTCACGATTCCTGATTTCGCGGATTTAGTAGAGCGTGCTAGTCCAGCTGTAGTCAACATCCGAACCACCGAAAAGGTGATGGTTCAGCAACAGGGCGGCATTCCTGGAATGCCTGAAGACCAAGCGGAGTTCTTTCGCCGTTTCTTTGGCGTGCCTATTCCCGGAATTCCAAATGGCCCGAAGCAATCGCAACCTAACCCTGGAAAACCGCAAGAAGCTGATCGTGGTGTTGGATCTGGTTTCATTATTGAATCGAATGGTTTGATTCTGACGAATGCGCACGTAGTTGAAGGTGCTACAACGATTTATGTCACCTTAACTGATAAACGTGAATTCAAAGCCAAGCTATTGGGTATGGATAAACGTACCGATGTGGCCGTTGTCAAAATTGAAGCGCGTGACTTGCCAAAATTACCTTTAGGTGATTCATCTAGAGTGCGTGTTGGTGAGTGGGTATTAGCAATTGGCTCCCCATTTGGCCTGGAGAATACTGTCACCGCAGGTATTGTCTCGGCCAAGAGCCGTGATACAGGTGATTACTTGCCATTTATACAGACGGACGTTGCAGTTAATCCGGGCAACTCTGGAGGACCCTTATTGAATACTGCTGGCCAAGTGATTGGCATTAACTCTCAAATTTTTAGCCGCTCCGGTGGTTACATGGGAATCTCTTTCGCCATTCCAATTGATGAAGCAATGCGGGTGGCTGATCAATTGCGTACCAATGGAAAAATGACGCGTGGTCGTATTGGTGTTGCACTTGGTGAGATGACTAAAGAAGTTGCCGAGAGCTTGGGTTTAGGTAAACCACGTGGTGCATATGTGCGTAATGTTGAGCCAAATGGTCCGGCTGCAAATGGCGGCATTGAATCTGGCGATGTGATCTTGAGTTTTAATGGCCGAGAAATCGCTAAGTCAACAGACTTACCAAGAATTGTTGGCGACACTAAACCAGGTACTGCTGTTGCAGTTCAAGTTTGGCGTAAAGGTGCTACTCGCGACTTAACGGTTACGGTTTCTGATGGCGAGGCTTCTCAGGTCGCAAGCAAGAAATCTGAAGCACCCTCGGGTAGCGGAAGTGCGACCACCCTAGGTGTAGCAGTCAGCGATGTATCAGACGCTAAAAAGAAGGATCTCAATATTAAAGGTGGCGTTGAGGTCACTGGCTTGGGAGACGGTCCTTTGGCTAGAGCGGGTGTGCGACCTGGGGATGTCATTATTCGGATTGCTGATACTGATATCTCGGGTGCAAAGCAGTTTGAGGCTCTTGTGAAAGGCCTAGACGCCAATAAGGCTGTTCCAGTCTTTATTCGCAGAGCTGACAGCACTTTGGTGATACCTGTAAGGCCAAAATAA
- the lepA gene encoding translation elongation factor 4, with product MDLIRNFSIIAHIDHGKSTLADRIIQLCGGLSDREMETQVLDSMDIERERGITIKAQTAALNYKAKDGKTYNINLIDTPGHVDFSYEVSRSLSACEGALLVVDASQGVEAQTVANCYMALELGVEVVPVLNKIDLPQADPDRAKKEIEDVIGIDASEAVTCSAKTGMGVADVIEEMIAKVPPPKGDASAPLQALIIDSWFDNYVGVVMLIRVVNGTLKPKEKITLMANGSTHLVEHVGVFSPKSVDRTELSAGQVGFVIAGIKELKAAKVGDTVTHAPGQQGRVPAAQPLPGFKEVKPQVFAGLYPVEASEYDQLRESLEKLKLNDASLLYEPEVSQALGFGFRCGFLGLLHMEIVQERLERQYGMNLITTAPTVVYQVQQSDGTTIMVDNPSKMPEVSKIDTILEPIVTVNLYMPQEYVGSVITLCVGKRGIQTGMNYLGRQVQLTYELPMAEIVLDFFDRLKSISRGYASMDYEFKEYRPADVVKVDILINGDRVDALSVIVHRSNSQSRGREVVSKMRGIIPRQMFDVAIQAAIGSNIVARENVKALRKNVLAKCYGGDISRKRKLLEKQKEGKKRMKQVGNVEIPQEAFLAILQVED from the coding sequence ATGGATTTAATCCGCAATTTTTCTATCATCGCCCATATTGATCACGGCAAATCTACGCTTGCGGATCGCATTATTCAACTCTGTGGCGGTCTCTCTGATCGCGAAATGGAAACCCAGGTACTCGATTCGATGGATATCGAACGTGAGCGGGGTATCACGATTAAGGCTCAAACCGCGGCACTGAATTACAAAGCCAAAGACGGCAAAACCTACAACATCAATTTGATTGATACCCCAGGACACGTCGACTTCTCATATGAAGTCAGTCGATCTTTGTCTGCCTGTGAGGGCGCCTTATTGGTGGTCGACGCCAGTCAAGGTGTTGAAGCGCAAACAGTTGCGAACTGCTATATGGCGCTCGAGTTGGGAGTTGAGGTTGTTCCAGTTCTCAATAAGATTGATTTGCCACAGGCTGATCCTGATCGCGCTAAAAAAGAAATCGAAGATGTGATTGGTATTGACGCATCTGAAGCAGTAACCTGCTCAGCTAAGACTGGTATGGGTGTTGCGGATGTGATCGAGGAGATGATCGCTAAAGTGCCACCTCCAAAAGGTGATGCATCGGCACCATTACAAGCATTAATTATTGATTCTTGGTTTGATAACTATGTTGGTGTTGTCATGTTGATACGTGTTGTCAACGGCACCTTAAAGCCAAAAGAAAAGATTACCTTGATGGCCAATGGCTCAACTCATTTGGTAGAGCATGTCGGTGTGTTTAGTCCGAAGTCAGTGGATCGTACAGAGTTATCTGCGGGTCAAGTAGGCTTTGTAATTGCGGGCATTAAAGAACTAAAGGCCGCGAAGGTCGGCGATACCGTGACTCATGCTCCAGGACAGCAAGGTCGAGTTCCCGCTGCGCAGCCTTTGCCTGGTTTTAAAGAGGTCAAACCACAAGTGTTCGCTGGTTTATATCCAGTGGAAGCGAGTGAATATGATCAGTTGCGCGAGTCACTTGAAAAACTCAAGCTCAATGACGCATCGCTCTTATATGAGCCTGAGGTATCTCAAGCTTTGGGTTTTGGTTTCCGCTGCGGTTTCTTGGGCTTGCTCCATATGGAGATTGTTCAAGAGCGTTTAGAGCGACAGTACGGAATGAACTTGATTACAACAGCACCAACAGTGGTGTATCAAGTTCAGCAATCTGATGGCACCACCATCATGGTGGATAACCCTTCAAAGATGCCTGAGGTGAGCAAGATCGATACGATTCTTGAGCCGATTGTGACAGTGAATTTATACATGCCGCAAGAGTATGTAGGCTCTGTCATTACTTTATGCGTTGGTAAGCGTGGCATTCAGACGGGCATGAATTATCTTGGGCGCCAAGTGCAGCTCACTTATGAATTGCCGATGGCTGAGATTGTGTTGGATTTCTTTGACCGCTTGAAGTCAATTTCTCGTGGCTATGCTTCGATGGATTACGAGTTCAAGGAATATCGTCCTGCAGATGTGGTCAAAGTAGATATTTTGATTAACGGTGATCGTGTAGATGCGCTCTCCGTGATCGTTCACCGCAGCAATAGCCAGTCTCGCGGCAGAGAAGTGGTCTCTAAAATGCGCGGCATCATTCCGCGCCAGATGTTTGATGTCGCTATTCAGGCCGCTATTGGCAGCAATATCGTTGCTCGTGAAAACGTCAAAGCATTGCGTAAGAACGTTTTAGCAAAGTGCTACGGTGGTGACATTTCCCGTAAGCGCAAGCTCCTAGAGAAGCAAAAAGAAGGTAAGAAGCGCATGAAGCAAGTAGGTAATGTGGAGATTCCGCAAGAAGCATTCTTGGCAATTTTGCAGGTAGAAGATTAA
- the lepB gene encoding signal peptidase I, whose amino-acid sequence MNFALILFILVVVSGLAWVADRMYFAPQRKMAGIDRMPLWLEYTAGFFPVICAVFVLRSFIVEPFKIPSGSMIPTLQIGDFILVNKFTYGIRLPVINQKVIDLGSPKRGDVIVFRYPRDESVDYIKRVVGIPGDVIAYEDKRLTVNGQPLQYSGGESYLDPENMRYAKRFTESFPADLGGNRHEILNDPDRPAAVFPVERFPGAEFCQYQPSGLTCKVPAGHYFAMGDNRDNSADSRYWGFVPDKNLVGKAFFVWLNLGNLGRIGGFQ is encoded by the coding sequence ATGAACTTTGCCCTCATCCTCTTCATTTTGGTGGTTGTTTCAGGCCTTGCTTGGGTTGCTGACCGAATGTATTTTGCACCCCAAAGAAAAATGGCTGGTATTGATCGCATGCCGCTGTGGTTGGAGTACACGGCTGGATTTTTCCCAGTTATTTGCGCTGTATTTGTATTACGTTCATTCATAGTTGAACCTTTTAAGATTCCATCAGGCTCTATGATCCCAACGCTACAAATTGGCGACTTTATTTTAGTAAATAAATTTACCTACGGTATTCGTTTGCCGGTGATCAATCAAAAAGTAATTGATTTAGGTTCACCTAAGCGCGGGGACGTCATTGTGTTTCGCTATCCGCGCGATGAATCAGTGGATTACATCAAGCGGGTAGTAGGTATACCTGGTGATGTGATTGCATATGAAGATAAGCGTTTAACAGTTAATGGTCAGCCATTGCAATACAGCGGCGGCGAGTCTTATTTAGATCCTGAAAATATGCGCTATGCGAAGCGCTTTACAGAAAGTTTCCCTGCCGATTTAGGCGGCAATCGTCATGAGATTCTCAATGACCCAGACCGTCCTGCTGCGGTATTTCCAGTAGAGCGTTTCCCTGGAGCTGAGTTTTGTCAATATCAGCCATCGGGCTTAACCTGTAAAGTTCCCGCAGGTCATTACTTTGCTATGGGGGATAACCGCGATAACAGCGCAGACTCTCGCTACTGGGGATTTGTTCCGGACAAGAACTTAGTAGGTAAAGCATTCTTTGTATGGCTTAATTTGGGCAACCTTGGTCGTATTGGTGGATTCCAATAA
- the rnc gene encoding ribonuclease III, whose amino-acid sequence MNARAVIETAPLQERLGYIFKKPELLHQALTHRSHSKKNNERLEFLGDSVLNCVVAEMLYERYSDLDEGDLSRVRANLVKQQALYEIAQTLSLSDYLRLGEGELKSGGFRRPSILADTLEAVTGAIFLDGGFDAAKTCLRKLYSVILSQVDPKTLGKDDKTLLQECLQSYQLPLPTYNVIGTSGAAHNQQFEVECLIPSLKVSVKGEGASRRAAEQSAAKSALLAVLKALPQDSRKPKKTRSAKKKAAKKEATEEQLNLKLKG is encoded by the coding sequence ATGAACGCACGCGCTGTCATTGAAACCGCACCGCTTCAAGAGCGCCTAGGTTACATCTTTAAGAAACCAGAGCTGCTTCATCAAGCGCTGACTCATCGTAGTCATAGCAAAAAAAATAACGAACGCTTAGAGTTTTTGGGCGATTCTGTCTTAAATTGCGTAGTCGCCGAAATGCTGTATGAGCGCTACTCCGATTTGGATGAAGGTGATTTGTCTCGTGTGCGCGCCAATTTAGTAAAGCAGCAAGCCTTATATGAGATTGCACAAACTTTATCTCTGTCAGACTATTTGCGTTTAGGTGAGGGTGAGTTGAAGAGTGGCGGCTTTCGTAGACCATCCATTTTGGCTGATACCTTAGAGGCGGTAACAGGCGCTATCTTTTTGGATGGCGGCTTTGATGCTGCTAAAACTTGCTTGCGAAAACTTTATTCCGTCATTCTGTCGCAAGTGGATCCAAAAACCTTGGGCAAAGATGACAAAACGCTTTTGCAAGAGTGCTTACAAAGCTATCAATTGCCATTGCCTACCTATAACGTGATCGGTACCAGTGGCGCTGCTCACAATCAGCAATTTGAAGTTGAGTGTTTGATTCCAAGTCTAAAAGTTTCTGTGAAAGGCGAGGGTGCCTCGCGTCGTGCTGCCGAGCAGTCTGCCGCAAAAAGTGCTTTGCTCGCGGTTTTGAAGGCTTTGCCACAAGATTCTCGCAAGCCGAAGAAAACACGCTCTGCTAAGAAAAAAGCCGCCAAGAAAGAGGCGACCGAAGAGCAACTGAATTTGAAGTTAAAGGGCTAA
- the era gene encoding GTPase Era: MFRCGTIAIVGRPNMGKSTLLNALVGQKISITSRKAQTTRHRILGVQNREEAQFIFIDTPGFQTRLMNTLNKALNRTVTTALQDVNVVCFVVETGYFGEDDKKVLKLLPSGIPVVLVLNKLDLFNSRFQAPSERDQALLNFIKEMAKPWSELGGHEDQKSEFAEIVPMSAKSPGDIQRLLDVLEGYLPEGDPIYDGDTVTDRSERFLAAEILREKVFRFTGEELPYTSTVVIDQFKMDGKMRRISATILVDRDSHKAMIIGQKGERLKKISTDARIDMEKLFDGKVFLETWVKVKRGWADDRAELRAQGLE; the protein is encoded by the coding sequence GTGTTTAGATGCGGCACCATTGCGATTGTCGGACGTCCTAATATGGGCAAATCTACTTTGCTTAATGCATTGGTAGGTCAGAAGATCAGCATTACTTCACGTAAAGCGCAAACCACACGTCATCGTATTTTGGGTGTTCAGAATCGCGAAGAAGCGCAGTTTATTTTCATTGATACGCCAGGATTTCAGACGCGTTTAATGAATACCTTGAACAAGGCGCTAAATCGTACCGTTACCACTGCCTTGCAAGATGTCAACGTAGTTTGTTTTGTTGTCGAAACTGGTTATTTTGGTGAGGACGACAAGAAGGTTCTTAAGCTTCTGCCAAGTGGTATTCCAGTGGTGTTGGTATTAAATAAGTTGGATCTATTTAATAGTCGTTTTCAGGCGCCATCAGAGCGCGATCAAGCTTTGCTCAATTTCATTAAGGAAATGGCTAAGCCTTGGTCTGAATTGGGTGGTCACGAAGATCAGAAGTCTGAGTTCGCCGAAATTGTCCCAATGAGCGCAAAGAGCCCTGGCGATATTCAGAGGCTATTGGATGTTCTTGAGGGTTATTTGCCTGAAGGAGATCCAATATACGATGGCGATACGGTCACCGATCGTAGCGAGCGCTTCCTTGCCGCTGAAATTTTGCGTGAAAAGGTATTTCGCTTCACAGGCGAAGAATTGCCATATACCTCTACCGTGGTCATTGACCAATTTAAGATGGATGGCAAGATGCGCAGAATTTCTGCGACCATTTTGGTCGATCGGGATAGTCATAAGGCGATGATCATTGGTCAAAAGGGTGAGCGCCTAAAGAAAATTTCTACCGATGCCCGTATTGATATGGAAAAACTGTTTGATGGAAAAGTTTTTCTAGAGACATGGGTAAAGGTTAAGCGTGGTTGGGCGGATGATCGCGCTGAGTTACGGGCACAAGGACTGGAATAA
- the recO gene encoding DNA repair protein RecO — protein MASIRVTDEPAFVLHSIPYKETSLILDVFTRQHGRMALIAKGAKRPHSTLRPVLQRFQPLLVSWSGKSELRTLTKSEWVGGMPSLVGDALLCGFYLNELLVKFLAREDEYEKLYDRYAEAINALSALEESKGLEEILRPFELSLLQETGYAAALDRCVETNEAPVHDGQYVYQPEKGVRPVQVDDPGHWPVLTGKSLLAIAVGDFSDPVTLAESKQLMRFLLGLHLQDQVLTTRQILIDLKKI, from the coding sequence ATGGCTTCGATACGTGTTACTGACGAGCCCGCTTTTGTATTACACAGCATTCCCTATAAAGAAACTAGCCTTATTTTAGATGTCTTTACGCGACAGCACGGTCGCATGGCGCTCATTGCCAAAGGGGCAAAGCGTCCTCATTCCACATTAAGGCCGGTATTGCAGCGTTTTCAACCGCTTCTGGTTTCATGGAGTGGAAAGTCGGAGTTACGTACCTTAACCAAATCTGAATGGGTGGGCGGCATGCCCTCATTAGTAGGCGATGCGCTTCTGTGTGGTTTCTACCTAAATGAATTGCTAGTGAAATTCTTGGCACGTGAAGACGAATATGAAAAGCTCTACGATCGCTATGCTGAGGCTATTAACGCCTTATCGGCTCTAGAAGAGTCAAAAGGTTTAGAAGAAATTCTGCGTCCATTTGAACTGTCATTACTGCAAGAGACGGGTTATGCAGCGGCACTTGATCGCTGTGTTGAAACTAATGAAGCTCCCGTTCATGATGGTCAATACGTGTATCAACCTGAAAAAGGTGTGAGACCCGTTCAAGTGGATGATCCTGGTCATTGGCCTGTGCTGACTGGCAAGTCTTTATTGGCTATCGCGGTTGGTGACTTTTCTGATCCAGTAACGCTTGCCGAAAGTAAGCAATTGATGCGTTTTCTACTTGGCTTGCATTTGCAAGATCAAGTGCTGACTACGCGTCAAATTCTGATTGATCTCAAGAAAATCTAG
- the pdxJ gene encoding pyridoxine 5'-phosphate synthase, translating into MTAARPLELGINIDHVATLRNARGTIYPDPIKAAQLAEEAGADLITLHLREDRRHIKDADLIALRPLIKTRMNLECAITPEMLNIACKVKPQDICLVPEKREEVTTEGGLDVLGKFELVKAATKQLQEAGIRVSLFIDPEERQIQAAKDVGATVVELHTGRYADLSGAQQEAELLRIRKASQFGKSIGLRVNAGHGLHEGNVMPIAAIAELSELNIGHAIVAEALFKGWQQAIKDMKALMIQGRKANP; encoded by the coding sequence ATGACTGCAGCGCGTCCTTTGGAACTGGGAATCAATATCGATCACGTGGCAACCTTGCGCAATGCGCGGGGCACCATTTACCCGGACCCCATTAAAGCGGCGCAATTGGCAGAAGAGGCGGGCGCTGATTTAATTACATTGCACCTTCGCGAGGATCGCCGTCACATTAAGGATGCTGATTTAATCGCTTTGCGACCTTTGATCAAAACACGCATGAATCTCGAGTGTGCAATTACTCCAGAGATGCTCAATATCGCTTGCAAGGTTAAGCCGCAAGATATTTGCTTGGTCCCTGAAAAGCGCGAAGAAGTCACTACCGAAGGCGGTCTTGATGTTTTGGGGAAATTTGAGCTCGTCAAGGCGGCTACCAAACAATTACAAGAAGCTGGCATTCGGGTATCACTTTTTATTGATCCAGAAGAAAGGCAAATTCAGGCTGCTAAAGATGTAGGTGCCACCGTAGTGGAGCTACATACTGGTCGCTATGCTGATTTATCTGGCGCTCAACAAGAGGCTGAGTTGTTGCGTATAAGGAAGGCGTCACAGTTTGGGAAAAGTATTGGTTTGAGAGTCAACGCGGGCCATGGCTTGCATGAAGGTAATGTGATGCCCATTGCAGCCATTGCAGAGTTATCAGAATTAAACATCGGACATGCCATCGTTGCGGAAGCCTTATTCAAGGGCTGGCAACAAGCAATTAAAGATATGAAGGCCTTGATGATTCAAGGCAGGAAAGCAAACCCATGA
- the acpS gene encoding holo-ACP synthase gives MIIGIGTDILQIERLQAAYDRTNGRLAEKILGPDEMLVFKQRLARNHKRGIAFLATRFAAKEAFSKATGLGMRMPMTWRSLQTLNEPSGKPVTSYLGALAQFMNDKNWEAHVTVSDEQDMAIAHVIVTQK, from the coding sequence ATGATCATCGGTATTGGCACCGATATTTTGCAGATTGAGCGCTTACAGGCTGCATATGATCGTACTAATGGTCGCCTGGCTGAAAAGATTCTCGGTCCCGATGAGATGTTAGTCTTCAAGCAGCGCCTTGCCAGAAATCACAAGCGGGGCATCGCCTTTTTGGCAACTCGTTTTGCCGCTAAAGAAGCTTTCTCAAAAGCGACTGGTTTGGGAATGAGAATGCCTATGACCTGGCGCTCTTTACAAACCTTAAACGAGCCCAGCGGTAAGCCTGTTACCAGCTATTTAGGCGCTTTAGCCCAATTTATGAATGATAAAAACTGGGAAGCTCACGTTACGGTGAGCGATGAGCAAGATATGGCAATTGCGCATGTTATCGTGACTCAAAAATAA
- the nagZ gene encoding beta-N-acetylhexosaminidase yields the protein MSKSIMKPGPITLDVVGQELNAEDRRRILHPLTGGVILFGRNFKDRKQLTKLTADIKKLRPDVLISIDHEGGRVQRCRTDGFTHLPAMRKFGELWLAKNKSSHAAESAALAMAAATACGYVLAAELRACGVDFSFTPVLDLDFGRSGVIGDRSFSRDPQIVFALAKSLNEGLRLAGMANCGKHFPGHGWAEADSHVAIPVDERSLQEILNDDAKPYEWLDLSLTAVMPAHVIYPKVDQNPAGFSEVWLHSVLRQELGFEGVIFSDDLSMEGASVAGSVVKGAEMALDAGCDAVLICNQPDLADQLLSNLKVSKTKQTESAVRLNRLMPSNPALSWTELQNEAQYQHAKGLLQQLKLIG from the coding sequence ATGAGCAAATCGATCATGAAGCCAGGACCCATTACTTTGGATGTTGTGGGACAGGAATTAAATGCTGAAGATCGCCGTCGGATTTTGCATCCACTAACAGGTGGTGTGATTTTATTTGGTAGAAACTTTAAGGATCGCAAACAACTTACCAAGTTAACTGCGGATATTAAAAAGCTTCGTCCTGATGTATTAATTTCAATTGATCATGAAGGTGGTCGAGTTCAGCGTTGCAGAACAGATGGTTTCACGCACTTGCCAGCGATGCGAAAATTTGGCGAACTTTGGCTTGCTAAAAATAAATCTAGCCATGCAGCAGAATCCGCTGCGCTGGCGATGGCAGCAGCTACCGCTTGTGGTTATGTGCTTGCTGCTGAGCTTCGTGCATGTGGCGTAGATTTCAGCTTTACACCAGTGTTAGATCTCGATTTCGGTCGTAGCGGTGTGATTGGAGACCGTTCCTTTAGTCGTGACCCTCAAATTGTGTTTGCTTTAGCAAAGAGTTTGAATGAAGGTCTGCGTTTGGCTGGTATGGCTAACTGCGGCAAACACTTTCCTGGCCATGGTTGGGCAGAGGCGGATTCTCACGTGGCTATTCCGGTGGATGAGCGTTCGCTTCAGGAAATTTTGAATGACGATGCCAAGCCTTATGAGTGGCTTGACTTGAGTTTGACCGCAGTCATGCCGGCACATGTGATTTATCCAAAAGTTGATCAAAATCCAGCGGGCTTTTCTGAGGTCTGGCTGCACTCTGTGTTACGTCAAGAGCTTGGCTTTGAAGGCGTGATCTTCAGTGATGATCTATCAATGGAAGGCGCAAGCGTTGCAGGATCGGTAGTGAAGGGCGCGGAGATGGCCTTAGATGCTGGATGTGATGCCGTTCTCATCTGTAATCAACCTGATCTAGCGGATCAGTTGCTAAGTAATCTCAAAGTATCTAAAACAAAACAAACTGAATCGGCAGTGCGTTTAAATAGGCTTATGCCTAGCAATCCCGCACTTTCATGGACAGAGTTGCAAAATGAAGCTCAATATCAGCATGCCAAGGGCTTGCTGCAGCAATTGAAGTTAATTGGTTAA
- the efp gene encoding elongation factor P, with protein sequence MKTAQELRVGNVVMIGTDAMVVLKAEYSRSGRNSSVVKMKFKNLLTGAPNEGVYKADDKFDVVILDKKECTYSYFADPMYVFMDGDYNQYEVESEFMGDALNYLEEGMPCEVVFYEGKALSVAMPNSLVREITYTEPAVKGDTSSGKVLKTAKLATGYELQVPLFCNTGDKIEIDTRTGEYRSRAN encoded by the coding sequence ATGAAAACAGCACAAGAACTCCGCGTTGGTAACGTAGTAATGATCGGCACTGATGCCATGGTCGTTTTAAAAGCAGAATACAGCCGCTCTGGCCGCAACTCTTCTGTTGTCAAAATGAAATTCAAGAACTTGTTAACTGGTGCACCAAACGAAGGTGTTTACAAAGCCGATGACAAGTTTGATGTGGTGATTTTAGATAAGAAAGAGTGCACCTACTCTTATTTCGCAGATCCAATGTACGTATTTATGGATGGCGACTACAACCAATATGAAGTTGAATCTGAATTCATGGGTGATGCATTGAACTACCTCGAAGAAGGTATGCCTTGTGAAGTAGTGTTCTACGAAGGTAAAGCCCTCTCTGTAGCGATGCCAAATTCACTCGTTCGTGAAATCACCTACACAGAACCTGCAGTAAAAGGTGATACCAGCTCCGGTAAAGTGTTGAAAACAGCAAAACTGGCTACTGGATATGAATTGCAAGTGCCTTTGTTCTGCAATACAGGCGACAAGATCGAAATCGATACACGTACCGGTGAATACCGCAGTCGTGCTAATTGA
- the earP gene encoding elongation factor P maturation arginine rhamnosyltransferase EarP → MRWDIFCQIVDNYGDAGVCWRLARSLSSLHQQEVRIFCDDLPTLNLIASGTDASVKDRIDIQPWEASFSNARHPIQTPNVVIEAFGCDLPERYLAGLFIAPEKPIIINLEYLSAEPWILDFHGKASPQSHGISKYFFFPGFQDEAGGILIDPVPPDGEVSKQNIPLALQETWSKLRLNEKRISVFCYPGAPLRKWLENLGSLNEDIDVLLTHGHAEQLSLYGQQALQLPSNLQLLSIPFVSQDEYDWVLSQCDFNIVRGEDSFVRAQLAGKPFIWHIYPQEDRAHEVKLAAFLDLYLEEADQELRLAIIAAMTWAIPSEWFAILNQWSAYAKDWRAQLLKKQGDGGLAARLLRFTS, encoded by the coding sequence ATGCGTTGGGATATTTTCTGCCAAATCGTAGACAACTATGGTGATGCCGGTGTTTGCTGGCGTCTAGCCCGTAGCTTATCAAGTCTTCACCAACAAGAGGTGCGGATTTTCTGTGATGATCTACCCACCTTGAATCTAATCGCCTCAGGCACCGATGCAAGCGTTAAAGATCGTATTGATATACAACCCTGGGAAGCCAGCTTTAGCAATGCAAGGCATCCCATTCAAACCCCAAATGTCGTGATTGAGGCGTTCGGGTGCGACCTACCAGAACGCTATCTGGCGGGACTATTCATTGCGCCAGAGAAACCCATCATCATCAATCTGGAGTATCTGAGTGCGGAACCATGGATTTTGGATTTTCATGGCAAGGCTTCGCCTCAATCTCATGGCATCTCAAAATACTTTTTCTTTCCAGGATTTCAGGATGAAGCAGGCGGCATCTTAATTGACCCCGTTCCGCCTGATGGCGAAGTAAGCAAACAAAATATCCCCTTAGCACTTCAAGAGACCTGGTCAAAGCTTCGCCTAAATGAAAAACGCATCAGCGTGTTTTGTTACCCAGGCGCCCCATTACGCAAATGGCTTGAAAACTTGGGCTCACTCAATGAGGATATTGATGTATTACTGACGCATGGCCATGCCGAACAATTAAGTCTATATGGCCAACAAGCACTTCAACTACCAAGCAACCTGCAATTACTTTCAATTCCATTTGTTTCTCAAGATGAGTACGACTGGGTTCTTTCTCAATGCGATTTCAATATCGTGCGGGGTGAAGATTCTTTTGTCAGAGCACAGTTAGCAGGCAAGCCCTTTATTTGGCACATTTACCCACAAGAAGATCGCGCTCACGAAGTCAAATTAGCGGCATTTTTAGACCTCTATCTAGAAGAAGCAGATCAAGAATTACGCTTGGCCATCATTGCGGCCATGACATGGGCAATACCCAGCGAATGGTTTGCAATACTCAATCAATGGAGCGCCTACGCCAAAGACTGGCGTGCCCAGCTACTCAAAAAACAAGGGGATGGTGGCTTGGCAGCCCGTCTATTGCGGTTTACCAGCTAA